The window GGTTACCTGGACCACGGGCGGCAGCTGGTTCTTCGAGTTGATCGTGGGATCTGACTTCCCGACCGTGGAGTCGTAGAGATAGGTCGGCGCGAGCTTGGTGCCGGTCGTATCCTCCTGGCTCGAGAGTTTGGGGAGGAGGATGAGGGCGACGACATTCTCCGCCAGCACACGCACCGGCCGGGTGGACGCCGTGTACGGCGAGGTGCCATCGACGGCCGACTTGAACCACGAGACGCCATTGTAGCCCGCATTGCCGCCGGAGGATTTCTGGGCCTCATCGTAGAGAGAAAAGGACTCGGCCGGGCCCACGAGTTCCATCAGGCGGGAGCGATACCTTTCCCGGGGAGGGTTTGCTCCCTGGTTGACGAAGCCGGGTCGCCAGTCCTTGTCGCTGCCAAACTCGAGAAAAAATCCGCACGTGTTCAGCAGGGTGCCGAGGTCGGAGTAGTTCGTGTCATTGACATTGCCTAATGGGGCGGTGAAAAACACTCCGTGAGTCTTCGCATCCGGGTTGGAGAGTATGCTCGAGGCCGGTCCGCTCAGGAACCTTAGCTCCGATTGCCGGGAGTACGTGGTCGGATTGTTGGGATTATCATAGTCCCAATACGGATTGAGCGTAGCCTGGCTTAGCTTGCTCGTGATCGATTCAAACGCCTCCCGCGCGCCACGAAACTCCTCGATGCGCCCGCTTGCATATCCCCATGTCTTCCGGGTGGCGTCGATGATCGATGCGATGATCAGGAGCAGCAGCGCCAGGATCGCCACCGAGACGAGCAGCTCGATCAAGGTAAACCCCCGCAGTCGCCGGGGATGCGGGTCGGCTGCAAACACGACACTCATCGATTTTTCGCGACAAAGGCCTCGGTGGTCACCATGCCCACCGATCGATCATTCCACATCCCGGTTGAGCCATCGGTGGCCAGCGAGCGATTGCCGGGATTATTGACGATCTGGATCGTCACGGTCGCGAGATTGCCGTTGCTTGCCGGGGTGGAGCCGCCTCCCGGCAGGTCGGTGGTGGGATTGATCCACGTCTTGACATGATAGACTGCCGAAGATGGCATCGTGACTTCAGAACCCTGGTCATCAAAGTACCGCGTCGTGGAAGGGAAAAGAAACGGCGAGGTATGTCCCCCGACGAGTACGTCAAAATCCGTCTGCTGAATGTCATTGAGGATGCGCTGCGTGATCTGCGCCCCGATCGAGGCGTCGACCGCACGGCGGAACGTCTGCAGCCCGACCGGGAGCACTCCCACCAGCGCGACAAAGGCAAATGCCACGATGCCAATGGCGATGGTGACCTCCACCAGGCTGAAGGCCCGGCGCGCCGCTCCGCCGCGACGATGCCTAAGGATGATAGATGCGTGTCCGCCCATTTGCCGGATCGATTTGAACGGTTGAGTAGTCCGAGGGCGCCTTGGCCAGGCCATCACCTTCGGACGCATGATGCAAAGTCAGAAACCATGAGGCGCTCGACGGGGAAAGATCGGTCGAACCATCCGGCATGAAGCGAAACTTCACGCATCGATAGGATTTTCCAATTTCCGGCAGCGAATACCCGACCTCGGCTCCGCTGGCCACCGCCGGGGAGAGTCCTCCACTACTCGTGGCCGTAATGATCGAGGAAAGAGTGGATTGCGAATCGGAGGTTCCGGAGTCGATGAGGATCGAGGACGGCAGACGATACACACGACTGAGCGGCGATGCCGTGCCGGAGTCGAGGATCTCAAAGGTCTGAAGCGCGCGGTACTTTCCGTCGCCGGTTTCCGGCGAGGCGGCATATTGATAGAGCCTCACCTCCACGCTGCGGTTTTTTGCGATCGCCATCTGCCGGGCCAGCCCGAGCTGCTCGCTCAGGATCTGCGCTCCGGTGCGCAGGTCGGAGGCTCGCATGACCGACGATACCGCTGGCATGGTGAACGATGCCAGGATGCCAAACACCGCAATGACGGCGAGCAATTCCAGCAAGGAAAATCCCGCATCACGCCGACGCGGCGCGACGCTGCGATATATCCGGTTTTTTTCGACGGAATTAGCCATCAAGGGACACAGAACCACATCTGAATTCGTGGGAGGAATCATGGGGGAAAGCTGCATGGGAATATCCTATGGAAATTTTTCAAACACCAGACACTGCTGGAATCGAATCCGGGATTTTCGTCGATTTGTTTAAATAATTTCAGGCATCACCTGAGAATTTTTGGGGAGATATGTCGTCATCGGAGAGCACCTCGCAGCACCGCCTCCCGGGTCACGCTGGTAAATTTGCGGCGACCTGGATGGGGCCTCGTCACGAAACGCCTTCCATCTGTCACAAGGTTAAAACGGGTAGTTACAAAGTAAAGAGGTCGCCGCCAGCCGACACGGGTATTTCAATATTTTGTTTGAACAAAAGCCCTCTTTTCCCCCTTGTTTTGGGCAAGGAAAAGCGGGCTGATGATACGCGGCACTCCTCCGCGATCACCAGCCCGCCTTGGTTTGCAGCGATTCTGGCTGTCCCGCGCCCGGCTAGGGAGCGCGGCGGGTTTGATGGTTAGGCAACGTTGCGGCGCGATTTCGTGCGGAATCGACGATTGGCTCGGATGAGGGCGATGCGCTGCTGCACGCTGGCAGCCGACCGCAGGCCGTCGGCCGGGGTGTTTTTCACATAGTCGAGGAGCTGCGGGATCGTAGTGCTCGCCACATGGAGTCGCGTGTCGGACGAGGCGTAATAGATCAGCACGGTACCGTTCTTGCGGGCGACCCAGCCGTTGCTGAAGACGACATTGGAAACATCGCCGATGCGCTCCTCGCCTGTCGGCGCGATGAAGTACCCCTGCGGACGCGCAATGATCTTCCGGGGATCAGTCAAATCCGTGAGGAACAGATAAAGCACATAGCGTAGACCGGCGGCCGTGTTGCGCACGCCGTGTGCGAGGTGCAGCCAACCCTCGGGGGTCTTGATGGGAGCGGGTCCCTGTCCATTCTTCAATTCGCTAATGGTATGGTACACCCGGGGATCAATGATTTCCTCCTTGCCCGTGCGGGGCTTGTCGAGGGAACGGCAGAGGGCCCAGCCAATCCCACCTCCCGAGCCTGCATCGATGAAGGAATCCTGCGGCCGCGTGTAGAGTGCATACTGGCCGCGTACAAACTCCGGGTGCAGGACAACGTTGCGCTGCTGTGCCGAGGGGGTGACGAGATCGGGGAGACGCTCCCAATCCTGGAAATTGCGGGTGCGCACGATGCCGCACTGCGCGATGGCGCTGGATTGATCGGCCGGCGGGGCTTTCGGGTCCCGGCGTTCGGTGCAAAAGAGTCCATATATCCATCCATCCTCATGCTGCACGAGCCGCATGTCGTAGACATTGGTGTCGGGACTGTCTGTCTCGGGGATGACGCAGGGTTCGTCCCAGAAACGGAATCCATCGATGCCGTTCTTTGACTCGGCCATGGCAAAGAAACTTTTGCGGTCCCACCCCTCGACGCGCACGCACAGCAGCACCCGTCCTTTCCATTCGATCGCCCCCGCGTTGAAGGCGGCGTTGATCCCGAGACGCTCCTGGCAGAAAGGGTTCGTCCCCGGGTTCAGGTCGTACCTCCAGTCGAGCGGCACATGATCGGCGGTGAGCACGGGGTGGGTGTATCGACTGTAGACTCCGTTGTACCACGCGGGATCGATGGGATTCCGTCGTGCAAGGAGGGCGGAGTGTTTGCGCTGGAGCTTGCCAAGCTGAGAGGTGAAGTGGGTCTTTTTCATAGGGAAAGGCATCGGCTACATTGCGCCGCGGCGGGCTTCGAGCTGCCGGCGGATCACGCCCAGCTGGATGCGATCCAGCGGATACCGCCAGACGAAGAGCAGCCCTGCACTCCAGATCAGGACGGGCAGGCCGACATAGAGCAGCAGCATCGAGTGCAGCACCTCGGGGGGCTGCTCGCTGGCGCGCTTGACATCGAAACCCGAGAGCGAGAGCACCAGCCCACCCAGGCCCATCGAGCAGGTGAGCGCCGCCTTGATGAACCAGGAGTAAAAGGCGTTGAGCGCTCCCTCGCGTCGGCGGTGGGTCTGGAGCTCGTCATAGTCCGCGATGTCGGCCTTCATCGAGGGTACGAAGAGCCAGATCGCCGAGATCGCCGCAGACTCAAACACGCCCGGAATGACCTGGAGATAGGGATGATGGGGATTCATCAGCACGATGTTGGAGAGGTGCCCGATGAGACTGATGAGGAGCATGATGCCCACCACCTGCTTCTTGTCGAGGCGCTCGCCCAGCCAGGTGTAAAACGGGATGCACAGGATGCCGGTGACCACGATCACGCTGCCCTTCCATCCGCCGATGATCGAGGCCGCGGCGATATCGCCATGGCAGACATAGTAAATATTCACATACTGGCCGAGGGCGCTGACGGAGGAACTCCCCACCACCAGAAAGAACGACATGCCGATCAGGAGCCAGAGCGGTCTGCACCGGAAGGACTCGCGGATGCTTTGCCAGAAGGGGTCTCGCGCCTGCGTGCGGGTCTCCGCCTGATAGTACCGCTCCCGCACAAAGAGAGCTGGCATGAGGCCCACGACGAGGATGATGCCCGCGATGAACCAGCTGCTCACCTGCATGCCGTGAACGAGGTCGGGCTTTCCCGTCTCGGGATGGGCAAAGAGCGGGCCGGAGATGAACGCCATCGCCCAGCTCCCGATGAGGCCGCACATCTTGCCAAAGAAAGTCATCCATGCGGAGAGCCGCGTGCGTTCATCGTAGTTGGGCGTAAGCTCGAGTTGCAGCCCATAGTACGGCATCGCCCAGCAGGAGAAGCAGGTGTAGAATACCATGCCCACCACGAGGAGATAAACGAGGGTGCCCGTCTCGCCCAGCGATGCAGGCGGCCGCCACAGCCAGGGAAACACCATCGCGGTGAGGAACGCCCCGGCGGCGAGAAACGGACGCCGCCTGCCCCAGCGCGTCCGGGTGTTGTCCGATACATTGCCCATCACCGGGTCGAGCACCGCATTCCAGGCCTGGAGGATCATTAGCACGATCCCGAGCTTTGCCGGATCGATACCCATCCCGATGTTGAAATACGGCATCCACAGGGAACCCAGCAGCAGGGTCGTGCACAGATAGTCCGCCCAGATACCAAAGCTGAAGGCCGCCTTCTGGGGCAGCGGGATGCGGTCGGAGACCGGGATCGAGGGGCTGGCTGTCAGCACGTTCATTGGGGAGAGGGGCAAAGATCTCTGGCTCCCTGGCTCATCCGACTGCGGTATTTTTTTTGGACGAGGAGCAAGGTGCGGCGAGGATTCCTGCGAAAAGTGCTGTTTTCAACCGCATTTGCTTGCACTTTTATCGTCGAAAAATGAACTAACGGCCTTCACGCATGAGCGGCGTTCCTCATCACCTGTCTCCACATCGACCCGTCATCCTGGTCGCTCTGAACTGGTACTCCCTCGCCATTCATCGCGGCATCGCGCGGTATGCCAGCGAGGCGGGCTGGATACTCGACTCGAGCATGACTCGCCATGGACTCGTGCCGAAGGACTGGCACGGCGACGGTATCATCTGCAGCCTGCACTGGGACTCCAGCCTGCATGAGATGATCGCCCGCACCACGCTGCCCGTGGTGAACATCGGGGGGACGATTCTCAACCGGCCTGCCGTCATGCAAAACGACCAGGCGATCGGGAAACTCGCCGCGGGCTATTTCCAGAAACGCGGGTTTCAAAACTATGCGTTCTTTCTCAAGTCCAACGCTCTCACCTCTCGCCACCGCTGCCGGGCCTTTGCCGAGGCCGCACGTCGAGCGGGCGGACGATGCTTCGTCCTCGACTGGCCCACGGCCAGCGCCATGCCGAGGCAAACCCGCTACTCCCGGCACTACCCCGCCAATGAACATGACGAGCGACGGTTGCTGGACTGGCTCGCCGGCGAGATCGACAACCTGCCCAAGCCGGTCGCGCTCTTTGGCGAGTTCGACGATCCCGCCATCGATGTACTCTACGCCTGCCGTGAGCAGAATATCATGGTGCCCGAGCAGGTCGCCGTCCTCGGGATGGATAATGATGAACTGCGCTGCGAGTTTGCTCCGGTCCCGCTCTCGAGCATCGACATCAACCAGGAGCTGCTCGGCTACCGGGCTGCATCGATGCTCGATCAGCTTCTCAACCGGGAGCTGCTCCCCCGCAAGATCGTGCGCATCCCCCCGGCAGGCATCGTCACGCGCCAGAGCACCGACATTCTTGCCATCGCACACCCGCATGTTGCCACCGTGCTCCGCTACATCTGGCAGAACTACGCCCGGAGGATCAATGCCAAGACGGCGGCGGCGATCGTCCCGATCTCCTACCGCTGGCTGCACGATGCCTTCCTCCAGCACGTGGGCCGGACGATTGCCGACGAGATCCAGCACAAGCGTCTGGAGGCCGCAAAGAAACTCCTCACCGAGTCGCGTCGGAAAGCCGGGGACATCGCCGCCGAGGCGGGTTTTCCCAACGAGGACCGCATGGGGCGTGTCTTTCGCCGCGTGGAGGGCATGTCCCCGATGGCCTACCGCCGCCGCTTCGGGAAGGTCCACTCATCCGACCATCCCGCGGTACCTCGGAAGAAATAGGAAGACCTCCGCGACAGGACCGATGGCTCCCGCCCGCCTCCCGTTTGGCGAGACTTAGCGCCCCGCGAGGCCCCGGCGGTAATCGGACGGATTGCAATCCTCGTATTGACTGAATACCCGATGGAAACGGCGGGGATTGTTGAACCCTGCGCGTTCAGCGATTTCGGCGATGGTGAATTCTGTTTTCAGGAGAAGCTGCTGGGCCAGCCGGATACGGGCGAGCTGGAGTTCGCCGTGAATCGTGGAGGCCAGCTTGTCATGGAAAAGCCGCTCCGCCGCCCTGCGCGACATTTTCAGAAAGGTGCAGACCTCGCCTGTGGTGATCTCCTTTCCGGCATGCTCCTGGATGTAGAGGAGAGCGTCCCGCAGGCGCGGCTCGAGCGTGGAGCGCAAACCGGTGGATTCCCGGGCGATTACGCCCTGCGGCGGCAGAAAGACTGCCCGGGAGGTGAGCCGCTTCTTGCGTATCATCCGATCCAGCATCTCTGCCGC of the Terrimicrobium sacchariphilum genome contains:
- a CDS encoding substrate-binding domain-containing protein; this encodes MSGVPHHLSPHRPVILVALNWYSLAIHRGIARYASEAGWILDSSMTRHGLVPKDWHGDGIICSLHWDSSLHEMIARTTLPVVNIGGTILNRPAVMQNDQAIGKLAAGYFQKRGFQNYAFFLKSNALTSRHRCRAFAEAARRAGGRCFVLDWPTASAMPRQTRYSRHYPANEHDERRLLDWLAGEIDNLPKPVALFGEFDDPAIDVLYACREQNIMVPEQVAVLGMDNDELRCEFAPVPLSSIDINQELLGYRAASMLDQLLNRELLPRKIVRIPPAGIVTRQSTDILAIAHPHVATVLRYIWQNYARRINAKTAAAIVPISYRWLHDAFLQHVGRTIADEIQHKRLEAAKKLLTESRRKAGDIAAEAGFPNEDRMGRVFRRVEGMSPMAYRRRFGKVHSSDHPAVPRKK
- a CDS encoding glycoside hydrolase family 130 protein, which gives rise to MKKTHFTSQLGKLQRKHSALLARRNPIDPAWYNGVYSRYTHPVLTADHVPLDWRYDLNPGTNPFCQERLGINAAFNAGAIEWKGRVLLCVRVEGWDRKSFFAMAESKNGIDGFRFWDEPCVIPETDSPDTNVYDMRLVQHEDGWIYGLFCTERRDPKAPPADQSSAIAQCGIVRTRNFQDWERLPDLVTPSAQQRNVVLHPEFVRGQYALYTRPQDSFIDAGSGGGIGWALCRSLDKPRTGKEEIIDPRVYHTISELKNGQGPAPIKTPEGWLHLAHGVRNTAAGLRYVLYLFLTDLTDPRKIIARPQGYFIAPTGEERIGDVSNVVFSNGWVARKNGTVLIYYASSDTRLHVASTTIPQLLDYVKNTPADGLRSAASVQQRIALIRANRRFRTKSRRNVA
- a CDS encoding MFS transporter — protein: MNVLTASPSIPVSDRIPLPQKAAFSFGIWADYLCTTLLLGSLWMPYFNIGMGIDPAKLGIVLMILQAWNAVLDPVMGNVSDNTRTRWGRRRPFLAAGAFLTAMVFPWLWRPPASLGETGTLVYLLVVGMVFYTCFSCWAMPYYGLQLELTPNYDERTRLSAWMTFFGKMCGLIGSWAMAFISGPLFAHPETGKPDLVHGMQVSSWFIAGIILVVGLMPALFVRERYYQAETRTQARDPFWQSIRESFRCRPLWLLIGMSFFLVVGSSSVSALGQYVNIYYVCHGDIAAASIIGGWKGSVIVVTGILCIPFYTWLGERLDKKQVVGIMLLISLIGHLSNIVLMNPHHPYLQVIPGVFESAAISAIWLFVPSMKADIADYDELQTHRRREGALNAFYSWFIKAALTCSMGLGGLVLSLSGFDVKRASEQPPEVLHSMLLLYVGLPVLIWSAGLLFVWRYPLDRIQLGVIRRQLEARRGAM
- the vccC gene encoding Verru_Chthon cassette protein C — its product is MSVVFAADPHPRRLRGFTLIELLVSVAILALLLLIIASIIDATRKTWGYASGRIEEFRGAREAFESITSKLSQATLNPYWDYDNPNNPTTYSRQSELRFLSGPASSILSNPDAKTHGVFFTAPLGNVNDTNYSDLGTLLNTCGFFLEFGSDKDWRPGFVNQGANPPRERYRSRLMELVGPAESFSLYDEAQKSSGGNAGYNGVSWFKSAVDGTSPYTASTRPVRVLAENVVALILLPKLSSQEDTTGTKLAPTYLYDSTVGKSDPTINSKNQLPPVVQVTMVAVDETSFNRLQTGDSPPNMGPIYAGCEFSNANMYDRDLKQLESNLKSLNLSYRIFTMNVALKAAKWSREQSN
- the vccB gene encoding Verru_Chthon cassette protein B produces the protein MGGHASIILRHRRGGAARRAFSLVEVTIAIGIVAFAFVALVGVLPVGLQTFRRAVDASIGAQITQRILNDIQQTDFDVLVGGHTSPFLFPSTTRYFDDQGSEVTMPSSAVYHVKTWINPTTDLPGGGSTPASNGNLATVTIQIVNNPGNRSLATDGSTGMWNDRSVGMVTTEAFVAKNR
- the vccD gene encoding Verru_Chthon cassette protein D, whose protein sequence is MANSVEKNRIYRSVAPRRRDAGFSLLELLAVIAVFGILASFTMPAVSSVMRASDLRTGAQILSEQLGLARQMAIAKNRSVEVRLYQYAASPETGDGKYRALQTFEILDSGTASPLSRVYRLPSSILIDSGTSDSQSTLSSIITATSSGGLSPAVASGAEVGYSLPEIGKSYRCVKFRFMPDGSTDLSPSSASWFLTLHHASEGDGLAKAPSDYSTVQIDPANGRTRIYHP